One part of the Halobacteriovorax vibrionivorans genome encodes these proteins:
- the fusA gene encoding elongation factor G has protein sequence MVNNKLMAKTRNIGISAHIDSGKTTLTERILFYCDMIHKIEDVRGGGAGATMDHMELEKEKGITITSAATTVHWKGIEGKGTTFADGIDKDTRVNIIDTPGHVDFTVEVERSLRVLDGAILVLCSVSGVQSQSITVDRQMKRYNVPRMAFLNKMDRMGANAFNGRDALKEKLNHNAVLMQCPIGAEDEFVGAVDLITRKAWYYDGDNGEKVRIEDCPADLVDKVEELRSEMVDAVAEFDDDVMEAYLEGNEPTEEQLHLCIKKGVQSLQLTPVYMGSAFKNKGVQALLEAVARYLPSPLTCALPTAVDSETEETVTITPDPEQDLLAMAFKITDEQFGQLTYTRIYRGTLNKGDTVYNTRTGKKVRIGRMVRMNSNDRENIDSAHAGDIIAIVGIDCASGDTFVGNDDNMNLSLEGIHVPIPVIELSISCKDKNEQAKMSKGLAKFLKEDPTFHVYTDEESGETRIAGMGELHLEIYVERLKREFGANVEVGAPQVNYRETIRTEAAFDYTHKKQTGGSGQFGQVVGLLKPLAEEDKDKEDQVFKFNNEIKGGSIPNEFIGACEKGFQDVMDKGPLAAFPVINCEIFLRDGKSHDVDSSDMAFRIASRQAMRQAINKAQPVLLEPVMKVEVTTPDEFQGSVIGDLSSRRGMIQGSETDPGGEVIINAEVPLSEMFGYSNDLRSMSQGKASYTMEFSRYLDCPSNIQEEVMKARKEKLANED, from the coding sequence ATGGTTAACAACAAATTGATGGCGAAAACGAGAAACATTGGTATCTCGGCTCACATCGACTCTGGTAAGACAACTCTTACAGAGCGTATCCTTTTCTATTGTGACATGATCCACAAAATCGAAGATGTTCGTGGTGGTGGTGCTGGTGCAACTATGGACCACATGGAACTTGAGAAGGAAAAAGGTATTACAATTACATCTGCTGCAACGACAGTTCACTGGAAAGGTATCGAAGGTAAAGGTACGACATTTGCTGATGGTATCGATAAAGATACTCGTGTAAATATCATTGATACTCCGGGTCACGTTGACTTCACAGTTGAGGTTGAAAGATCACTACGTGTTCTTGATGGTGCTATCCTTGTTCTTTGTTCTGTTTCTGGTGTTCAGTCACAGTCAATTACAGTTGATAGACAGATGAAAAGATATAACGTTCCTAGAATGGCTTTCTTAAACAAGATGGACCGTATGGGAGCGAATGCATTCAATGGTAGAGATGCTCTTAAAGAAAAACTAAACCACAATGCTGTACTTATGCAATGTCCAATCGGTGCAGAAGACGAATTCGTTGGTGCTGTAGACCTAATTACAAGAAAAGCATGGTACTACGACGGTGATAACGGTGAAAAAGTTAGAATCGAAGACTGTCCAGCTGATCTAGTGGATAAAGTAGAAGAGCTTAGATCTGAAATGGTTGACGCTGTTGCTGAATTTGATGATGACGTAATGGAAGCATACCTAGAAGGTAATGAGCCAACTGAAGAACAACTTCACCTATGTATCAAAAAAGGTGTTCAATCTCTTCAACTTACTCCAGTTTACATGGGGTCAGCTTTCAAGAACAAAGGTGTACAAGCACTTCTTGAAGCAGTTGCTAGATACCTTCCTTCACCACTTACTTGTGCTCTTCCAACAGCTGTTGATTCAGAAACTGAAGAAACTGTTACGATCACTCCAGATCCAGAACAAGATCTACTTGCGATGGCATTCAAGATCACTGATGAGCAATTCGGTCAGCTGACTTATACAAGAATCTATAGAGGTACACTAAATAAAGGTGATACTGTTTACAATACAAGAACAGGTAAGAAAGTTCGTATCGGACGTATGGTTCGTATGAACTCTAACGATAGAGAGAATATCGATTCAGCTCACGCTGGTGACATCATCGCTATCGTTGGTATCGACTGTGCATCAGGGGATACTTTCGTTGGTAACGACGATAATATGAACCTATCACTAGAAGGTATTCACGTTCCAATCCCAGTTATCGAGCTATCGATTTCTTGTAAGGATAAGAACGAGCAAGCTAAAATGTCTAAAGGTCTTGCTAAATTCCTTAAAGAAGACCCGACTTTCCACGTATACACTGATGAAGAATCAGGTGAAACACGTATCGCTGGTATGGGTGAGCTACACCTTGAGATCTACGTAGAGAGACTTAAGCGTGAGTTCGGTGCTAACGTTGAAGTTGGTGCTCCACAGGTTAACTACCGTGAAACAATCAGAACTGAAGCAGCTTTTGATTACACTCACAAGAAGCAAACTGGTGGTTCTGGTCAATTCGGTCAAGTTGTTGGTCTACTTAAGCCACTTGCTGAAGAAGATAAGGATAAAGAAGATCAAGTATTTAAGTTCAATAACGAAATTAAAGGTGGATCAATTCCTAACGAATTTATTGGTGCCTGTGAAAAAGGTTTCCAAGACGTTATGGACAAAGGTCCTCTTGCTGCATTCCCAGTTATTAACTGTGAAATCTTCCTAAGAGACGGTAAGTCACACGACGTTGACTCTTCTGATATGGCCTTCCGTATTGCTTCTAGACAAGCGATGAGACAAGCTATCAACAAAGCACAACCAGTTCTTCTAGAGCCAGTTATGAAAGTTGAAGTTACAACTCCAGATGAATTCCAAGGTTCTGTAATTGGTGACCTTTCTTCAAGAAGAGGGATGATCCAAGGTTCAGAAACTGATCCAGGTGGAGAAGTTATCATCAATGCTGAGGTACCACTTTCAGAAATGTTTGGTTACTCAAATGACCTAAGATCTATGTCTCAAGGTAAAGCATCATACACAATGGAATTTTCTCGTTACCTAGATTGTCCATCTAACAT
- a CDS encoding DUF805 domain-containing protein, translating to MILDFLTFRGHGARKEFLIFGLIFPVVMTPIVIFGPIAAFPGDKGGLSMSPSGEVLFAILICFTFYILISSFVRRTRDIFGRFMPEYILLAHGTMMIPIIGQLFLAAFLVLCPGFISSEYTRVAKNKYVLKFFSNRLVSITVSLFVFPIAPVLFFVAQYYYNLSNL from the coding sequence GTGATTCTAGACTTTTTAACATTCAGAGGACATGGAGCGCGAAAAGAGTTTCTGATATTTGGGCTTATCTTTCCAGTAGTGATGACTCCAATTGTAATCTTCGGGCCTATTGCTGCTTTTCCTGGTGATAAAGGAGGGCTTTCTATGTCACCGTCTGGAGAGGTCTTGTTTGCTATTTTAATATGCTTTACTTTCTATATTCTAATCAGTTCATTTGTTAGAAGAACTAGAGATATATTCGGTAGATTCATGCCAGAGTATATATTGCTTGCTCATGGAACAATGATGATACCAATTATAGGACAACTTTTCTTGGCCGCATTTCTTGTTCTTTGTCCTGGTTTTATTTCAAGTGAATATACAAGAGTTGCTAAAAATAAGTATGTATTAAAATTCTTCTCCAATCGACTCGTTTCGATTACAGTTTCTTTGTTTGTTTTTCCAATCGCACCGGTTTTATTTTTTGTCGCTCAGTACTATTACAATTTAAGTAATCTGTAA
- a CDS encoding MarC family protein, producing MKTAHMISFFVALLSVVNPIGALPMFMGLTKNLSKTQRKSMVRVCSIAVFVTLVISLFIGKKILSFFGISIGAFTVGGGILIFSMATSMINAKDVESKLTQDEMDDDSIREIGIVPLAIPLLAGPGAISTTIIYAQKLTSPIDWALSIPILFLAVLCIYIALINANTISEKVGQLGVNVTTRVMGLFLLAMSVEMITNGLASILPILKAQL from the coding sequence ATGAAAACTGCTCACATGATCTCATTCTTTGTTGCCCTTCTCTCTGTTGTTAATCCAATTGGAGCACTCCCAATGTTTATGGGACTGACAAAGAATCTTTCAAAGACTCAAAGAAAGAGTATGGTGCGAGTTTGTTCCATTGCCGTCTTTGTTACTCTTGTGATCTCTCTATTTATTGGAAAGAAAATTCTAAGCTTCTTTGGCATATCAATAGGGGCCTTTACTGTAGGAGGAGGTATACTTATTTTCTCCATGGCAACTTCCATGATCAATGCAAAAGACGTTGAATCTAAACTTACACAAGATGAAATGGATGACGATTCAATTCGTGAAATTGGAATAGTACCTTTGGCCATTCCACTTCTTGCTGGACCAGGGGCCATATCAACGACTATCATCTACGCGCAAAAACTGACGTCTCCAATTGACTGGGCCTTAAGTATTCCGATCCTATTTCTTGCCGTTCTATGTATCTACATTGCTCTGATCAATGCGAATACAATTAGTGAAAAAGTTGGCCAACTTGGTGTCAATGTAACAACACGTGTCATGGGGCTCTTTCTCCTGGCCATGTCTGTTGAAATGATAACAAATGGATTGGCATCAATTCTACCAATTCTAAAAGCACAACTTTAA